A stretch of Myxococcus hansupus DNA encodes these proteins:
- a CDS encoding VOC family protein — protein MNEKAPSSETKPSDTPQLAFALVVKDAPAALDFYTRAFGAREKYRLTEPSGRVGHAEMTLGGVTLMLADEYPEYGITGPQSQGGTTCSLNLRVDDVDVAAQRAIDAGATLERPIKDEFYGDRAAHLRDPFGHRWALNARIEDVSPEEMQRRFTEMFKG, from the coding sequence ATGAACGAGAAAGCGCCCTCCTCCGAGACGAAGCCCTCCGATACCCCCCAGCTCGCCTTCGCGCTGGTGGTGAAAGACGCCCCCGCGGCGCTCGACTTCTACACGCGGGCCTTCGGCGCGCGGGAGAAGTACCGCCTGACCGAGCCGAGCGGCCGCGTGGGCCACGCGGAGATGACCCTGGGCGGCGTGACGCTGATGCTCGCGGACGAATATCCGGAGTACGGCATCACGGGCCCCCAGAGTCAGGGGGGCACGACGTGTTCGCTCAACCTCCGGGTCGACGACGTGGACGTGGCCGCCCAGCGCGCCATCGACGCGGGCGCCACCCTGGAGCGCCCCATCAAGGATGAGTTCTACGGCGACCGCGCGGCGCACCTGAGAGATCCGTTCGGCCATCGCTGGGCCCTCAACGCCCGCATCGAGGACGTGTCTCCCGAGGAGATGCAGCGCCGCTTCACGGAGATGTTCAAGGGCTGA
- a CDS encoding YaiI/YqxD family protein: MKIWVDADACPGPARDILLRAGQRVKVHTVFVANHALSLPRLAYVSTVQVGAGLDVADRHIAKEAQPGDLAITQDIPLAALLVPKGVVVLDSRGEVFTEENVAERLSVRNFMQELRESGVTTGGPDGYSAQDRQQFAAALDRELSRLVKATPR, from the coding sequence ATGAAAATCTGGGTCGATGCCGATGCCTGCCCGGGCCCTGCCCGAGACATCCTCCTGCGTGCTGGCCAGCGCGTGAAGGTGCACACCGTCTTCGTGGCCAACCACGCGCTCTCCCTGCCCCGGCTGGCCTATGTGTCCACGGTGCAGGTCGGAGCCGGGCTCGACGTGGCGGACCGGCACATCGCGAAGGAGGCCCAGCCCGGAGACCTGGCCATCACCCAGGACATTCCCCTGGCCGCGCTGCTGGTGCCCAAGGGCGTGGTGGTCCTGGACTCGCGCGGTGAGGTCTTCACCGAGGAGAACGTCGCCGAGCGACTCTCCGTCCGGAACTTCATGCAGGAGCTGCGGGAGAGCGGCGTGACGACCGGCGGGCCGGACGGCTACTCGGCCCAGGACCGGCAGCAGTTCGCCGCCGCCCTGGACCGGGAGCTGTCCCGGCTGGTCAAGGCGACGCCCAGGTAA
- a CDS encoding LytR/AlgR family response regulator transcription factor: MSTEPQSPLPLKVLVADDEPLARQRLRTLLAAEPNVELVAEAENGADTVRQVLARNPDVLLLDVEMPAGDGFEVLRTLPPESLPVVVFVTAWQRYALQAFEAQALDFLLKPYDRERFRAALARAREQVRLMRRSEAVSRQEAMLTGLAMAEAPLRRLPVKVDGRIRIIDCATITHAESEANYVRVHSGGEQHILRETLTRLEERLDPRRFVRVHRSVLVNVDHVRELEPLSQGEYLLILGAEGTAVRTGRSHRARVEAAMGLITEGVSPR, encoded by the coding sequence GTGAGCACCGAACCCCAGAGCCCGCTCCCGCTGAAGGTCCTGGTGGCGGATGACGAGCCCCTGGCCCGGCAGCGCCTGCGCACGCTGCTGGCCGCCGAGCCGAACGTGGAGCTGGTGGCCGAGGCCGAGAATGGCGCGGACACCGTGCGGCAGGTCCTCGCCCGAAACCCGGACGTGCTCCTCCTGGATGTCGAGATGCCCGCGGGGGATGGCTTCGAGGTGCTGCGCACCCTGCCCCCGGAGTCCTTGCCCGTGGTGGTCTTCGTCACCGCCTGGCAGCGCTATGCCTTGCAGGCCTTCGAGGCCCAGGCGCTGGACTTCCTGCTCAAGCCCTATGACAGGGAGCGCTTCCGCGCCGCGCTCGCCCGCGCCCGCGAACAGGTCCGGCTGATGCGCCGGAGCGAAGCGGTGTCCCGGCAGGAGGCGATGCTCACCGGCCTGGCGATGGCGGAGGCCCCCCTGCGCCGGCTGCCCGTGAAGGTGGATGGCCGCATCCGCATCATCGACTGCGCCACCATCACCCACGCGGAGTCGGAGGCCAACTACGTGCGCGTCCACTCCGGCGGCGAGCAACACATCCTCCGGGAGACGCTGACGCGCCTGGAGGAGCGCCTGGACCCGCGCCGCTTCGTCCGCGTCCATCGCTCGGTGCTCGTCAACGTGGACCACGTGCGCGAACTGGAGCCGCTCTCCCAGGGCGAGTACCTGCTCATCCTCGGCGCCGAAGGGACGGCGGTGCGCACCGGCCGCAGCCACCGCGCCCGCGTGGAGGCCGCGATGGGGCTCATCACGGAGGGTGTGAGTCCACGATGA
- a CDS encoding sensor histidine kinase, protein MPPLPSWAVWLGATGWWLADAFISVSQVQLLQRIGEAEVSQGELWRMSLASSLLWVPITVMCLRLAERVPLTRARLLSPLRYHVGALLLVVLGRATFVVLTQDLIGWYQRLPHLREVLAQSVVNNLLPYILLTAGAHALGLARRAQVRQRRADQLQTQLAEARLQALASQLRPHFLFNALNAVATLVHSDPDAAERMLARLGDLLRHSLDSHGRQEVTLREELEALAPYLDIERTRFGSRLEVDWKLAPDVMDARVPFLALQPLVENAIRHGLAPRAEPGRIEISAGREGDALHVHVRDNGVGPPHKGPARGGGVGLSNLRARLATLYGPHAALELKPATPRGAVAELRVPWVRATSSEAA, encoded by the coding sequence GTGCCGCCCCTCCCCTCCTGGGCCGTCTGGCTGGGCGCCACTGGCTGGTGGCTGGCGGACGCCTTCATCTCCGTGAGCCAGGTGCAGCTCCTGCAACGCATTGGCGAGGCGGAGGTCTCCCAGGGCGAGCTGTGGCGCATGTCCCTGGCCAGCTCGCTGCTGTGGGTGCCCATCACCGTGATGTGCCTGCGGCTGGCCGAACGGGTCCCCCTGACGCGCGCCCGGCTGCTTTCTCCCCTGCGCTATCACGTGGGCGCGCTGCTGCTGGTCGTGCTCGGGCGGGCCACCTTCGTCGTCCTGACCCAGGACCTCATCGGCTGGTATCAGCGGCTGCCGCACCTTCGCGAGGTTCTCGCGCAGAGCGTGGTCAACAACCTGCTGCCGTACATCCTGCTGACGGCCGGAGCGCATGCCCTGGGGCTCGCGCGGCGCGCGCAGGTCCGCCAGCGCCGCGCGGACCAACTCCAGACACAGCTCGCGGAGGCCCGGCTCCAGGCGCTCGCGTCCCAGCTCCGGCCGCATTTCCTCTTCAATGCGCTCAACGCCGTGGCGACGCTGGTGCATTCGGACCCGGACGCGGCCGAACGAATGCTCGCGCGGCTGGGCGACCTCTTGCGGCACAGCCTGGACTCCCACGGGCGCCAGGAGGTGACGCTGCGTGAGGAGTTGGAGGCGCTGGCGCCCTACCTGGACATCGAGCGGACGCGCTTTGGCTCCCGGCTGGAAGTGGATTGGAAGCTGGCCCCGGACGTGATGGACGCGCGGGTTCCGTTCCTCGCGCTCCAACCCCTGGTGGAGAACGCCATCCGGCATGGCCTCGCACCGCGCGCGGAGCCTGGGCGGATTGAAATCTCCGCCGGGCGCGAGGGCGACGCGCTGCACGTGCATGTGCGGGACAATGGCGTGGGGCCTCCCCACAAGGGCCCCGCTCGAGGAGGCGGCGTGGGACTGTCCAACCTGCGCGCCCGGCTGGCCACGCTCTACGGGCCCCACGCCGCGCTGGAGTTGAAGCCCGCGACGCCGCGTGGCGCCGTGGCCGAGCTGCGCGTGCCGTGGGTCCGCGCCACGAGCAGCGAGGCAGCATGA